CGGCCGTCGCCATGGACGTGAACACCGGCGAGGTCCTGGCCTTCGTCAGCAATCCCGGATTCGACCCGGCGCTCTTCAGCGGGAAGATGCCGGCGGATACCTGGAAGGAATACCTGGATGACAAGCGTCACCCCCTTGAAAATAAGGCGCTGACCGGCCAGTATCCTCCCGGTTCGACCTTCAAGATCATCACCGCGCTGGCCGGCCTGGAGGATGGCAAGATCGACGGGAACACCTCCGTGAATTGCAACGGCTCCTATGAGTTGGGAACCTCGACCTTCAAATGCTGGAACAAGCATGGGCACGGCGTCACCAACCTGAAAAAATCGCTGCGCGAGTCGTGCGACGTCTATTTTTACCAGTTGGGCGAGCGGTTGGGGGTGGATCGTATCGCCGCCATGGCGAAGCGGTTCATGCTCGGCTCGCCCATGGGCATCGGCCTGGCCCACGAGAAGGCGGGACTCATCCCCACCGCCGAATGGAAGCTGAAACGCTTCGGCAAACGCTGGTTACACGGCGAGACCGTGCCGGTCTCCATCGGCCAGGGGTATGTGTTGATGACGCCGATTCAATTAGTCTCCATGATCGCTACGGTGGCCAACGAGGGCAATGTGTACCGTCCCTACCTGGTGAAGCGCATCGTCGATGCCGACGGCAGGCCGCTCAGGGAGTTCAAACCGGAATTGATGGGTACGACCGGCATCTCGGCGGATAAATTCAAGTTGGTCAAGCAGGGGCTGTTCGCCGTGGTGAACGAGCCGGGGGGAACCGGCGGCGCGGCGCGGCTCTCTGATGTGCATGTGGCGGGCAAAACCGGTTCTTCACAAGTGGTCAAGCTGCGCGACAGCAAGCAGGCGACGCCGTACCAATACCGGGACCATGCCCTGTTTGTCGCCTTTGCCCCCTATGAAAAACCGGAAATCGCCGTGGCGGTGATCGTGGAGCATGGCGAGCACGGCGGTTCGGCTGCCGCCCCCATTGCCGGACGTATCCTCCGGGCCTGGTTCGATAGTAAGAAGCCGCCCAAAAAGGAGCCGGCACGACGCCTAAAGAACCAGGACGAGGAGGGGACTGACGAAGAGGCGGAGCCGCCCGCCAAACAACAGGGCGTGAATGAGGAAAAAGCCGATGATTGACCGCCGTCTGCTGACAAATATCGACTGGATGTTGATCGGACTGATGACCGCGATCTGCCTGCTGGGCATCATGAACATCTACAGCGCCACAACGCCCTACAAGATCGTCGGCGCTCCCTATTACCTCAAGCAATTCTACTGGGTGCTCTTCGGGTTGTTGGTCGTTACGGTCATCTGCAGTTTCGATTATCATATCCTGGAGGATTTTTCCTACTGGTTTTACGGCTTTCTGATCATCCTCCTTGTGGCCGTACTGGTGGTGGGGCGTCGTTCCATGGGGGCGACACGGTGGCTGAGCCTCGGTTTTTTCAATGTCCAGCCGTCTGAATTGATGAAGGTCGTCATCATTGCCACGTTCGCCAAGTATTTCACGAATGTGCAGACGGTAAACGGCTTGAGCGTCAAGGATGTGCTCTTCCCGCTCGGTATTTTGGCGGTGCCGGTTCTTCTGATCATGAAACAACCCGACCTGGGGACCGCTGTCCTGGTTCTCCTGATCGCCCTTTCCCTGGCGGTCTATGTGGGGCTCCGATGGTCGACGGTGGTCACCTTTGCCCTGGTGATGGTGCCGATGCTCTGGCTGGGATGGGCAAAGTTGCTGCGGCCGTATCAGAAAAACCGGATTCTCGATTTTCTTAACCCGGAGCGCTCACGCCTGGGAAGCGGCTATCACATAATCCAGAGCAAGATTGCCGTCGGTTCCGGCGGCGTCTTCGGCAAGGGGTTCGTCAAGGGCACCCAGTCCCAGCTACGTTTCTTGCCGGAGCAGCATACGGATTTCGCCTTTTCGGTATTTGCCGAAGAGTGGGGCTTTA
The genomic region above belongs to Oryzomonas sagensis and contains:
- the rodA gene encoding rod shape-determining protein RodA, producing MIDRRLLTNIDWMLIGLMTAICLLGIMNIYSATTPYKIVGAPYYLKQFYWVLFGLLVVTVICSFDYHILEDFSYWFYGFLIILLVAVLVVGRRSMGATRWLSLGFFNVQPSELMKVVIIATFAKYFTNVQTVNGLSVKDVLFPLGILAVPVLLIMKQPDLGTAVLVLLIALSLAVYVGLRWSTVVTFALVMVPMLWLGWAKLLRPYQKNRILDFLNPERSRLGSGYHIIQSKIAVGSGGVFGKGFVKGTQSQLRFLPEQHTDFAFSVFAEEWGFIGCLVLIVLYLVLVLWGLNIARRCNDRFGSLLAVGVTAMLFWHIVINMGMVIGLFPVVGVPLPFFSYGGTSMITSMVGIGILQNISMRRFMF
- the mrdA gene encoding penicillin-binding protein 2 — translated: MKEQRFVREISESKRRILILSFVVGGIFFLLLLRLWHLQILSVDDYRNMSESNRLRFVPVAASRGAIMDRNGTVLVSNQPSFSLAVVPQEVENKDELLDHLATLLGMDRAELSERWEKGKGRAKYYPIILASNISRDQVEIVEENHLRLPGVEIEMKPVREYASGVLAAHLLGYIGEISEDELSAKGFEEYNPGDYLGKNGIERSWEKELHGNDGGRQLEVDARGRVLRTISESYPTVGNSVVLTIDARIQKQAEKAFGDQAGAAVAMDVNTGEVLAFVSNPGFDPALFSGKMPADTWKEYLDDKRHPLENKALTGQYPPGSTFKIITALAGLEDGKIDGNTSVNCNGSYELGTSTFKCWNKHGHGVTNLKKSLRESCDVYFYQLGERLGVDRIAAMAKRFMLGSPMGIGLAHEKAGLIPTAEWKLKRFGKRWLHGETVPVSIGQGYVLMTPIQLVSMIATVANEGNVYRPYLVKRIVDADGRPLREFKPELMGTTGISADKFKLVKQGLFAVVNEPGGTGGAARLSDVHVAGKTGSSQVVKLRDSKQATPYQYRDHALFVAFAPYEKPEIAVAVIVEHGEHGGSAAAPIAGRILRAWFDSKKPPKKEPARRLKNQDEEGTDEEAEPPAKQQGVNEEKADD